In one Streptomyces venezuelae genomic region, the following are encoded:
- a CDS encoding helix-turn-helix domain-containing protein, with protein MTSFGDDPFVTAVKPLVDAMGGEMMPPDLAGTDDVVLAWEGEDVVAVRLPQLADSLDHILLALERKQGRPLSELDRKAKQEVVRILEARGAFSVRHGVETVAGALGVSRFTVYNYLNRENAAKSE; from the coding sequence GTGACCAGCTTCGGGGACGACCCCTTCGTCACCGCGGTGAAGCCGCTGGTGGACGCCATGGGCGGCGAGATGATGCCGCCCGACCTGGCGGGGACCGACGACGTCGTGCTCGCCTGGGAGGGCGAGGACGTGGTGGCCGTACGGCTGCCGCAGCTCGCCGACTCGCTGGACCACATCCTGCTCGCCCTGGAGCGGAAGCAGGGCCGGCCCCTGTCCGAGCTGGACCGCAAGGCGAAACAGGAGGTCGTGCGGATACTGGAGGCGCGCGGCGCCTTCTCCGTCCGGCATGGCGTCGAGACTGTGGCGGGCGCCCTGGGAGTCTCCCGGTTCACGGTGTACAACTACCTGAACAGGGAGAACGCCGCCAAGAGCGAGTAA
- a CDS encoding TIM barrel protein, whose protein sequence is MGYSDQRFNVNLSILFTELPLLERPAAAAKAGFGAVELWWPWVDAPTPEQSELDALKQAIEDAGVQLVGLNFYAGQLPGPDRGALSIPGEESEKFRANLAVAADFAKSLGCTALNALYGNRVEGVDPAVQDELALENLVLAAREADRVGAILLIEALNKPESPLCPIVSAPKAIEIVDKVNAATGLGNAKFLMDLYHLSMNGEDLPSVIEQYAARTGHVQIADNPGRGAPGTGSLPLESLLDQLRAAGYDGWVGLEYKPGDAPSAEAFGWLPAQR, encoded by the coding sequence ATGGGATACTCCGACCAGCGCTTCAATGTGAACCTGTCGATCCTCTTCACCGAGCTCCCGCTCCTTGAGCGCCCCGCGGCCGCCGCGAAGGCGGGCTTCGGCGCGGTCGAGCTGTGGTGGCCCTGGGTCGACGCCCCCACCCCCGAGCAGTCCGAGCTCGACGCCCTGAAGCAGGCGATCGAGGACGCGGGCGTACAGCTGGTGGGCCTGAACTTCTACGCGGGGCAGCTGCCCGGCCCGGACCGCGGCGCCCTGTCGATCCCCGGCGAGGAGAGCGAGAAGTTCCGCGCCAACCTCGCGGTGGCGGCGGACTTCGCGAAGTCGCTCGGCTGCACGGCGCTCAACGCGCTGTACGGCAACCGCGTCGAGGGTGTGGACCCGGCCGTCCAGGACGAACTCGCCCTGGAGAACCTGGTGCTCGCGGCCCGTGAGGCCGACCGCGTCGGTGCGATCCTGCTGATCGAGGCGCTGAACAAGCCCGAGTCGCCGCTCTGCCCGATCGTGAGCGCCCCCAAGGCGATCGAGATCGTGGACAAGGTGAACGCGGCCACCGGCCTCGGCAACGCCAAGTTCCTCATGGACCTGTACCACCTGTCCATGAACGGCGAGGACCTCCCGTCGGTCATCGAGCAGTACGCGGCCAGGACCGGCCACGTGCAGATTGCCGACAACCCCGGCCGCGGCGCCCCCGGCACGGGATCGCTGCCGCTCGAATCGCTGCTCGACCAGCTCCGCGCCGCCGGGTACGACGGCTGGGTCGGCCTCGAGTACAAGCCGGGCGACGCCCCGAGCGCCGAGGCCTTCGGCTGGCTGCCGGCCCAGCGCTGA
- a CDS encoding 2-hydroxy-3-oxopropionate reductase, whose protein sequence is MSNLPKIAWIGLGIMGSPMSENLIKAGYSVTGFTLEQDKLDRLAAAGGTAAKSIAEAVKDADVVVTMVPASPQVEAIAYGPDGILENAKSGALIVDMSSITPQTSVDLAKAAKEKGLRVLDAPVSGGEAGAIEAVLSIMVGGEQADFDEAKPLLDALGKTIVLCGPHGSGQTVKAANQLIVAVNIQACAEAVVFLEKSGVDLKAALDVLNGGLAGSTVLTRKKDNFLNRDFKPGFRIDLHHKDMGIVTDAARNVGAALPVGAVVAQLVASLRTQGDGGLDHSALLRSVERLSGAEL, encoded by the coding sequence ATGAGCAACCTTCCCAAGATCGCGTGGATCGGCCTCGGCATCATGGGCTCGCCCATGTCCGAGAACCTGATCAAGGCGGGTTACTCCGTCACCGGCTTCACCCTCGAGCAGGACAAGCTGGACCGCCTGGCCGCGGCCGGCGGCACCGCCGCCAAGTCCATCGCCGAGGCCGTCAAGGACGCCGACGTCGTCGTGACGATGGTGCCCGCCTCCCCGCAGGTCGAGGCCATCGCGTACGGTCCTGACGGCATCCTGGAGAACGCGAAGTCCGGCGCGCTGATCGTCGACATGTCGTCGATCACCCCGCAGACCTCCGTGGACCTGGCCAAGGCCGCCAAGGAGAAGGGCCTGCGCGTCCTGGACGCCCCCGTCTCCGGTGGCGAGGCCGGCGCGATCGAGGCCGTGCTCTCCATCATGGTCGGCGGCGAGCAGGCCGACTTCGACGAGGCCAAGCCGCTCCTCGACGCGCTGGGCAAGACCATCGTGCTGTGTGGTCCGCACGGCTCGGGCCAGACCGTGAAGGCCGCCAACCAGCTCATCGTCGCCGTCAACATCCAGGCGTGCGCCGAGGCCGTGGTCTTCCTGGAGAAGTCCGGTGTGGACCTCAAGGCCGCGCTCGACGTCCTGAACGGGGGGCTTGCGGGCTCGACCGTGCTGACCCGCAAGAAGGACAACTTCCTGAACCGGGACTTCAAGCCCGGCTTCCGGATCGACCTGCACCACAAGGACATGGGCATCGTCACCGACGCCGCCCGCAACGTCGGTGCGGCCCTGCCCGTCGGCGCGGTCGTCGCCCAGCTCGTCGCCTCGCTGCGCACGCAGGGTGACGGCGGCCTCGACCACTCCGCCCTGCTGCGCTCCGTCGAGCGTCTCTCGGGCGCCGAGCTCTGA
- a CDS encoding catalase, with product MSKRVLTTESGAPVADNQNSATAGVGGPILLQDQHLLEKLARFNRERIPERVVHARGSGAYGHFEVTDDVTGFTHADFLSEIGKRTEVFLRFSTVADNLGGADAVRDPRGFALKFYTEEGNYDLVGNNTPVFFIKDPLKFPDFIHSQKRDPFTGKQEPDNVWDFWAHAPEATHQITWLMGDRGIPASYRHMNGYGSHTYQWTNAKGEAFFVKYHFKTNQGIRSLSAEQGAETAGKDPNSHQTDLLQAIERGVNPSWTLHVQIMPAAEAADYRFNPFDLTKVWPHKDYPLQRVGRLVLDRNPDNVFAEVEQAAFSPNNFVPGIGPSPDKMLQGRLFAYADAHRYRLGVNHTQLAVNAPKATKADNYGRDGLMASNAYGRDRKNYEPNSYDGPVETGQPLAAPLAIAGYTGTHEAATHTKDDDFFQAGELYRLMSEDEKSRLVANIAGGLSQVSRDDVIEKNLAHFHAADADYGKRVEKAVRALRED from the coding sequence ATGTCGAAGCGCGTGCTTACGACCGAGTCCGGCGCCCCCGTCGCCGACAATCAGAACTCCGCCACCGCCGGCGTCGGTGGCCCGATCCTCCTGCAGGACCAGCACCTGCTGGAGAAGCTCGCCCGCTTCAACCGTGAGCGCATCCCGGAGCGTGTGGTGCACGCCCGCGGCTCGGGTGCGTACGGCCACTTCGAGGTGACCGACGACGTCACCGGCTTCACCCACGCCGACTTCCTCAGCGAGATCGGCAAGCGCACCGAGGTCTTCCTGCGCTTCTCGACCGTGGCGGACAACCTGGGCGGCGCGGACGCCGTGCGTGACCCCCGTGGCTTCGCGCTGAAGTTCTACACCGAAGAGGGCAACTACGACCTCGTCGGCAACAACACGCCGGTCTTCTTCATCAAGGACCCGCTGAAGTTCCCCGACTTCATCCACTCCCAGAAGCGTGACCCGTTCACGGGCAAGCAGGAGCCGGACAACGTCTGGGACTTCTGGGCGCACGCCCCCGAGGCGACGCACCAGATCACCTGGCTCATGGGCGACCGCGGCATCCCCGCCTCGTACCGTCACATGAACGGCTACGGCTCGCACACCTACCAGTGGACGAACGCCAAGGGCGAGGCCTTCTTCGTCAAGTACCACTTCAAGACGAACCAGGGCATCCGCAGCCTCTCCGCCGAGCAGGGCGCCGAGACCGCGGGCAAGGACCCCAACTCGCACCAGACGGACCTGCTGCAGGCCATCGAGCGCGGCGTGAACCCGTCCTGGACGCTGCACGTGCAGATCATGCCGGCGGCCGAGGCGGCCGACTACCGCTTCAACCCGTTCGACCTCACCAAGGTGTGGCCGCACAAGGACTACCCGCTGCAGCGCGTGGGCCGCCTGGTCCTGGACCGCAACCCCGACAACGTGTTCGCCGAGGTGGAGCAGGCAGCCTTCTCCCCGAACAACTTCGTGCCGGGCATCGGTCCGTCCCCCGACAAGATGCTCCAGGGCCGCCTGTTCGCCTACGCGGACGCGCACCGCTACCGCCTGGGCGTCAACCACACCCAGCTCGCGGTGAACGCGCCGAAGGCGACGAAGGCCGACAACTACGGCCGCGACGGCCTGATGGCGTCCAACGCGTACGGCCGCGACCGCAAGAACTACGAGCCCAACTCGTACGACGGTCCCGTCGAGACGGGTCAGCCGCTGGCCGCGCCGCTCGCGATCGCCGGTTACACCGGCACGCACGAGGCCGCGACCCACACCAAGGACGACGACTTCTTCCAGGCCGGTGAGCTCTACCGCCTGATGTCCGAGGACGAGAAGTCCCGTCTGGTGGCGAACATCGCCGGCGGCCTCTCGCAGGTCTCCCGCGACGACGTCATCGAGAAGAACCTCGCCCACTTCCACGCCGCCGACGCCGACTACGGCAAGCGCGTCGAGAAGGCGGTCCGCGCCCTGCGCGAGGACTGA
- the gcl gene encoding glyoxylate carboligase, producing MARMTAARAAVEILKREGVVNAFGVPGAAINPFYKALKEGGGIDHTLARHVEGASHMAEGYTRTNPGNIGVCIGTSGPAGTDMITGLYSATGDSIPILCITGQAPTHLLHKEDFQAVDIATIAKPVTKMAVTVLEAAQVPGIFQQAFHLMRSGRPGPVLIDLPIDVQMAEIEFDPETYEPLPVYKPSATRAQIEKAITFLVESERPLIVAGGGIINADASDLLVEFAEITNTPVVPTLMGWGTIPDDHDLNAGMVGQQTGHRYGNATFLESDFVLGIGNRWANRHTGYNLDVYTKDRKFVHVDIEPTQLGKIFAPDYGIASDAKVALELFVEVAKELKAAGKLPDRSAWVASHLERKETLQRRTHFDNIPMKPQRVYEEMNKAFGKDTRYVTTIGLSQIAGAQMLHVYKPRHWINCGQAGPLGWTIPAALGVAKADPDTQVVALSGDYDFQFMIEELAVGAQHRIPYVHVLVNNAYLGLIRQAQIGLDINFQVNLEFENQNSPELGVYGVDHVKVAEGLGCKAIRVTDPNELGTALEQAKKLAQEYRVPVVVEAILERITNISMSPTADISAVKEFEEIATEPGHAPTAIRPLKV from the coding sequence ATGGCTCGTATGACCGCTGCCCGCGCGGCAGTTGAGATCCTCAAGCGCGAAGGTGTCGTCAACGCGTTCGGTGTGCCGGGCGCCGCGATCAACCCCTTCTACAAGGCGCTCAAGGAGGGCGGTGGCATCGACCACACCCTCGCCCGCCACGTCGAGGGCGCCTCGCACATGGCTGAGGGCTACACCCGGACCAACCCGGGCAACATCGGTGTCTGCATCGGTACGTCAGGTCCTGCCGGCACCGACATGATCACCGGTCTGTACTCGGCGACCGGCGACTCGATCCCGATCCTCTGCATCACGGGCCAGGCGCCGACGCACCTGCTCCACAAGGAGGACTTCCAGGCCGTCGACATCGCGACCATCGCCAAGCCGGTGACGAAGATGGCCGTCACCGTCCTGGAGGCCGCGCAGGTCCCCGGCATCTTCCAGCAGGCGTTCCACCTGATGCGCTCGGGCCGTCCGGGCCCGGTCCTCATCGACCTGCCGATCGACGTCCAGATGGCGGAGATCGAGTTCGACCCGGAGACGTACGAGCCGCTGCCGGTCTACAAGCCGTCCGCGACCCGCGCGCAGATCGAGAAGGCGATCACCTTCCTGGTCGAGTCCGAGCGTCCGCTGATCGTCGCCGGTGGCGGCATCATCAACGCCGACGCCTCCGACCTGCTGGTCGAGTTCGCCGAGATCACCAACACGCCGGTCGTGCCGACCCTGATGGGCTGGGGCACGATCCCCGACGACCACGACCTGAACGCGGGCATGGTCGGCCAGCAGACCGGCCACCGCTACGGCAACGCGACGTTCCTGGAGTCGGACTTCGTCCTCGGCATCGGCAACCGCTGGGCCAACCGTCACACCGGCTACAACCTCGACGTGTACACCAAGGACCGCAAGTTCGTGCACGTCGACATCGAGCCGACGCAGCTGGGCAAGATCTTCGCCCCGGACTACGGCATCGCGTCCGACGCGAAGGTCGCCCTGGAGCTCTTCGTCGAGGTGGCGAAGGAGCTCAAGGCCGCGGGCAAGCTGCCGGACCGCTCGGCGTGGGTCGCCTCCCACCTGGAGCGCAAGGAGACCCTCCAGCGCCGCACGCACTTCGACAACATCCCCATGAAGCCGCAGCGCGTCTACGAGGAGATGAACAAGGCGTTCGGCAAGGACACGCGGTACGTCACGACGATCGGTCTCTCGCAGATCGCGGGCGCGCAGATGCTGCACGTCTACAAGCCCCGCCACTGGATCAACTGCGGCCAGGCGGGCCCGCTCGGCTGGACGATCCCGGCCGCGCTGGGCGTCGCGAAGGCGGACCCGGACACGCAGGTCGTGGCCCTCTCCGGTGACTACGACTTCCAGTTCATGATCGAGGAGCTGGCGGTCGGCGCGCAGCACCGCATCCCGTACGTCCACGTCCTGGTCAACAACGCCTACCTGGGCCTGATCCGTCAGGCGCAGATCGGTCTGGACATCAACTTCCAGGTCAACCTGGAGTTCGAGAACCAGAACAGCCCCGAGCTCGGCGTCTACGGCGTCGACCACGTCAAGGTCGCCGAGGGCCTGGGCTGCAAGGCGATCCGCGTGACCGACCCGAACGAGCTGGGCACGGCCCTGGAGCAGGCCAAGAAGCTGGCCCAGGAGTACCGGGTCCCGGTCGTCGTCGAGGCGATCCTGGAGCGCATCACGAACATCTCCATGAGCCCCACGGCCGACATCAGCGCGGTCAAGGAGTTCGAGGAGATCGCCACGGAGCCGGGCCACGCGCCCACGGCGATCCGCCCGCTGAAGGTCTGA
- a CDS encoding MFS transporter yields MRLSKPGDPGERGAVEAGVAGAEGARPPGLSRGMVLLLALTCGVAVGNVYFPQAVSPLVADGLNVSADTAALVVTATQFGYAGGIFLLVPLGDRVPYRTLIVTLLSLAGLGLLGAAAAPGISPLIAASVLVGVTTVVAQVIAPTAAGLVPEERRGAVAGTLLSGSIGGMLLSRVFGGAVGEWLGWRAPYLMTSVIALLIACVLARALPRSTAPSRQRYPALVAASLRLLRTEPELRRSGFYQAMIFGGFSALWTGVALLLTGPEYGLGASAVGLLALVNAATMLCTPVAGRQVDRRGSDAVNLVCMVGVLVASAVLFAGGLGGAMGLVALAVGSLLLDVAMQSGTVANQVRIFGLSDEARARLNTAYMTCAYLGGSVGSWLSVHAYGAFGWPGVCGLVALLATLALLRHVAHLRGAGRSGAAEHAAGRPLTRP; encoded by the coding sequence GTGCGTCTGTCCAAGCCCGGTGATCCCGGGGAGCGCGGGGCCGTCGAAGCCGGAGTCGCGGGTGCCGAGGGTGCCCGACCGCCCGGTCTGAGCCGCGGCATGGTGCTGCTGCTCGCCCTCACGTGCGGTGTGGCCGTCGGCAACGTCTACTTCCCGCAGGCCGTCAGCCCGCTGGTCGCCGACGGACTGAACGTCTCCGCCGACACCGCGGCGCTCGTTGTGACCGCCACGCAGTTCGGATACGCGGGCGGCATCTTCCTCCTCGTACCGCTCGGCGACCGCGTTCCGTACCGGACGCTCATCGTCACGCTCCTCTCCCTCGCCGGCCTCGGCCTGCTCGGCGCGGCCGCCGCACCGGGGATATCGCCGCTGATCGCGGCGAGCGTCCTCGTCGGCGTCACCACCGTCGTGGCGCAGGTCATCGCGCCGACGGCGGCGGGGCTCGTCCCCGAGGAACGGCGCGGCGCCGTCGCGGGCACGCTCCTGAGCGGGTCGATCGGCGGAATGCTGCTGTCCCGTGTCTTCGGCGGGGCGGTGGGGGAGTGGCTGGGCTGGCGTGCCCCCTATCTGATGACGTCGGTGATCGCGCTGCTCATCGCGTGCGTACTGGCACGCGCGCTGCCCCGGTCGACGGCGCCCTCCCGGCAGCGCTACCCCGCCCTGGTCGCCGCCTCCCTGCGACTCCTGCGCACCGAGCCCGAGCTGCGCCGCTCCGGCTTCTACCAGGCGATGATCTTCGGTGGCTTCTCCGCGCTGTGGACCGGCGTCGCGCTGCTCCTGACCGGGCCCGAGTACGGCCTCGGCGCGTCGGCGGTCGGCCTGCTCGCGCTGGTCAACGCGGCGACGATGCTCTGTACGCCGGTCGCGGGACGGCAGGTGGACCGCCGGGGCTCCGACGCGGTCAACCTGGTCTGCATGGTCGGGGTCCTGGTGGCCTCCGCCGTCCTGTTCGCGGGCGGCCTCGGCGGGGCGATGGGGCTCGTGGCCCTCGCGGTGGGGTCGCTGCTGCTCGACGTCGCGATGCAGTCCGGCACGGTCGCCAACCAGGTACGGATATTCGGCCTCAGCGACGAGGCGCGGGCCCGTCTCAACACGGCCTACATGACCTGCGCCTATCTCGGCGGAAGCGTCGGGTCGTGGCTGTCGGTGCACGCGTACGGCGCCTTCGGCTGGCCGGGCGTGTGCGGCCTGGTCGCCCTGCTGGCGACGCTCGCCCTGCTCCGCCACGTCGCCCACCTGCGCGGAGCCGGGCGCTCCGGTGCCGCGGAGCACGCCGCGGGGCGGCCCCTCACGCGCCCGTAG
- a CDS encoding GNAT family N-acetyltransferase, translated as MRIRPVTAAELPALQDIERAAGEPFRYLGMAAIADDEPPTIEELDGYRRAGHAWIAVDDDAEDSPVAYLIAYLVADPLPGTPSLHIEQVTVHPRAARRGVGRALIEYAGECAREEGAAALTLTTFTDVPWNAPYYARIGFRPLADAELTPALRDIRAHEAELGLDRWPRLCMRRDLTGAGAGVTPRTAP; from the coding sequence ATGCGCATCCGCCCCGTCACCGCCGCCGAACTGCCCGCGCTCCAGGACATCGAGCGCGCGGCGGGCGAACCGTTCCGCTACCTCGGCATGGCCGCGATCGCGGACGACGAGCCGCCCACGATCGAGGAGCTGGACGGTTACCGCCGGGCGGGCCACGCCTGGATCGCGGTCGACGACGACGCCGAGGACTCCCCCGTCGCGTATCTGATCGCGTACCTCGTCGCCGACCCGCTCCCCGGTACCCCCTCGCTCCACATCGAGCAGGTCACCGTGCACCCGCGCGCCGCCCGCCGGGGCGTGGGCCGCGCGTTGATCGAGTACGCCGGGGAGTGCGCCCGCGAGGAGGGCGCGGCCGCGCTGACCCTGACGACGTTCACGGACGTCCCGTGGAACGCCCCGTACTACGCCCGCATCGGCTTCCGCCCGCTCGCGGACGCCGAGCTCACCCCGGCGCTGCGCGACATCCGCGCGCACGAGGCGGAGCTGGGCCTCGACCGCTGGCCCCGCCTGTGCATGCGCCGCGACCTCACCGGGGCCGGGGCGGGCGTCACTCCCCGTACCGCTCCCTGA
- a CDS encoding AMP-binding protein, with the protein MSEQSERSSTLSYAHGTSGTPLLGDTIGRNLDRAVASWPDRDALVDVAAGTRWTYAEFGHSVRELARGFLGAGVAKGDRVGIWAVNCAEWVLVQYATARIGAIMVNINPAYRAHELEYVLNQSGVCVLVATQAHKSSDYRALVDEVRPRCPGLRAVHYIGDDASWGALVAAAGGMGDDELAAREAEVSCDDPVNIQYTSGTTGFAKGATLSHHNILNNGYWVGRTVGYTEQDRVCLPVPFYHCFGMVMGNLGATSHGACIVIPAPSFDPVATLHAVERERCTSLYGVPTMFIAELNLADFATYDLSSLRTGIMAGSPCPVEVMKRVVAEMHMEEVSICYGMTETSPVSTQTRRDDDLERRTGTVGRVLPHIEVKVIDPATGVTLPRGSSGELCTRGYSVMLGYWDEPERTADVIDSGRWMHTGDLAVMREDGYVQIVGRIKDMIIKGGENIYPREIEEFLYGHPKVADVQVVGVPDERYGEVPLACVIVRDPDDVLTLEELQAYCKGQLAHYKIPAALRILEAFPMTVSGKVRKIELRERYGE; encoded by the coding sequence GTGAGCGAGCAGAGCGAGCGGTCCAGCACACTCTCGTACGCCCACGGCACGAGCGGTACGCCGCTCCTCGGCGACACCATCGGCCGGAACCTCGACCGGGCCGTCGCGTCCTGGCCCGACCGGGACGCGCTCGTGGACGTCGCCGCGGGCACTCGCTGGACATACGCCGAATTCGGCCACTCCGTGCGGGAGTTGGCGCGCGGCTTCCTCGGGGCCGGCGTCGCCAAGGGAGACCGCGTCGGGATCTGGGCGGTGAACTGCGCCGAGTGGGTCCTCGTGCAGTACGCCACCGCCCGCATCGGCGCCATCATGGTCAACATCAACCCGGCCTACCGGGCGCACGAGTTGGAGTACGTGCTCAACCAGTCCGGCGTCTGTGTCCTGGTGGCGACGCAGGCCCACAAGAGCAGCGACTACCGCGCCCTCGTCGACGAGGTGCGGCCCCGCTGCCCCGGACTGCGCGCCGTCCACTACATCGGCGACGACGCGTCGTGGGGCGCGCTGGTGGCTGCGGCCGGCGGGATGGGAGACGACGAACTCGCGGCGCGTGAGGCCGAGGTGAGCTGCGACGATCCCGTCAACATCCAGTACACCTCCGGCACCACCGGCTTCGCCAAGGGGGCCACGCTCTCCCACCACAACATCCTCAACAACGGCTACTGGGTGGGCCGAACCGTCGGCTACACCGAGCAGGACCGCGTCTGTCTTCCCGTGCCCTTCTACCACTGCTTCGGCATGGTGATGGGCAACCTCGGCGCCACCTCGCACGGCGCGTGCATCGTCATCCCCGCTCCGTCCTTCGACCCGGTCGCCACGCTGCACGCCGTCGAGCGGGAGCGCTGCACCTCGCTGTACGGCGTGCCGACGATGTTCATCGCCGAGCTGAACCTCGCCGACTTCGCGACGTACGACCTGAGTTCGCTGCGCACCGGCATCATGGCGGGCTCGCCCTGCCCGGTCGAGGTGATGAAGCGCGTCGTCGCCGAGATGCACATGGAGGAGGTCTCCATCTGCTACGGCATGACCGAGACCTCGCCCGTCTCCACGCAGACCCGCCGCGACGACGACCTGGAACGCCGCACCGGAACCGTCGGCCGGGTCCTGCCCCACATCGAGGTCAAGGTCATCGACCCCGCGACCGGGGTGACGCTGCCGCGCGGCTCCTCCGGTGAGCTGTGCACGCGCGGGTACAGCGTCATGCTGGGCTACTGGGACGAGCCGGAGCGGACCGCGGACGTCATCGACTCGGGGCGCTGGATGCACACCGGGGACCTCGCGGTCATGCGGGAGGACGGGTACGTCCAGATCGTCGGCCGCATCAAGGACATGATCATCAAGGGTGGCGAGAACATCTACCCCCGGGAGATCGAGGAGTTCCTGTACGGCCACCCGAAGGTCGCGGACGTACAGGTGGTCGGCGTACCCGACGAGCGCTACGGGGAGGTGCCGCTGGCCTGCGTGATCGTGCGGGACCCCGACGACGTCCTCACGCTGGAGGAGCTCCAGGCCTACTGCAAGGGGCAGTTGGCCCACTACAAGATCCCCGCCGCCCTGCGCATCCTGGAGGCGTTCCCCATGACGGTCTCGGGGAAGGTGCGCAAGATCGAGCTCAGGGAGCGGTACGGGGAGTGA
- a CDS encoding AMP-binding protein: MTTDGTSATEQFRTARDFLLRHREDYAAAYEGFAWPRPERFNWALDWFDVIAKDNDRTALHIVEEDGTESRFSFAHLSARSNRVANWLRARGVRAGDRIVVMLGNQAELWEIALAAMKLRAVVIPATPLLGPVDLRDRIDRGRARHVVVRPEDTAKFDDVPGDYTRIAVGGGEPDERTGWISYAGVDDDASHTTATPDLFEPDGITLADDPLMLYFTSGTTAQPKLVEHTHVSYPVGHLATMYWIGLKPGDVHLNISSPGWAKHAWSNLFAPWNAEATVFIHHYARFDAGRLMAEMDRAGVTSFCAPPTVWRMLIQADLTQLRTPPREVVAAGEPLNPEVIEQVRRDWGVTIRDGFGQTETAVQVANSPGQKLKPGSMGRPTPGFTVELLDPVTGAPGAAEGEISLDLGSDPVGLMAGYHGDPERTAQAMAGGYYRTGDIGSRDADGYITYVGRADDVFKASDYKISPFELESALLEHEAVAEAAVVPAPDAVRLAVPKAYVVLAEGFEPGPDTAKLLFEHSRAVLAPYKRLRRIEFGALPKTVSGKIRRIELREATAAGSDAEYREEDFR; the protein is encoded by the coding sequence ATGACGACTGACGGCACGAGCGCCACGGAGCAGTTCCGTACCGCACGGGACTTCCTCCTGCGGCATCGAGAGGACTACGCCGCCGCGTACGAAGGCTTCGCCTGGCCGCGGCCCGAACGGTTCAACTGGGCGCTCGACTGGTTCGACGTCATCGCGAAGGACAACGACCGCACGGCTCTGCACATCGTGGAGGAGGACGGCACGGAGTCGCGCTTCTCCTTCGCGCACCTGTCCGCCCGCTCGAACCGCGTCGCCAACTGGCTGCGCGCGCGGGGCGTCCGCGCCGGTGACCGCATCGTCGTCATGCTCGGCAACCAGGCCGAGCTGTGGGAGATCGCGCTCGCCGCGATGAAGCTGCGCGCCGTCGTCATCCCGGCGACGCCGCTCCTCGGCCCCGTCGACCTGCGCGACCGCATCGACCGCGGCCGCGCCCGGCACGTCGTCGTACGGCCCGAGGACACCGCGAAGTTCGACGACGTACCCGGCGACTACACGCGGATCGCCGTCGGGGGAGGGGAGCCGGATGAGCGTACGGGCTGGATCTCGTACGCGGGTGTCGACGACGACGCCTCCCACACCACCGCCACCCCCGACCTCTTCGAGCCCGACGGCATCACCCTCGCCGACGACCCCCTGATGCTCTACTTCACCTCGGGCACCACCGCCCAGCCCAAGCTCGTCGAGCACACCCATGTCTCGTACCCCGTGGGTCACCTCGCCACGATGTACTGGATCGGGCTGAAGCCCGGCGACGTCCACCTGAACATCTCCTCGCCCGGCTGGGCCAAGCACGCCTGGTCGAACCTCTTCGCCCCGTGGAACGCCGAGGCGACGGTCTTCATCCACCATTACGCGCGCTTCGACGCCGGCCGGCTCATGGCGGAGATGGACCGGGCCGGCGTCACGTCGTTCTGCGCGCCGCCCACCGTGTGGCGCATGCTCATCCAGGCCGACCTGACCCAGCTGCGCACCCCGCCGCGCGAGGTCGTCGCGGCCGGTGAGCCGCTCAATCCCGAGGTCATCGAGCAGGTGCGGCGCGACTGGGGCGTCACCATCCGCGACGGTTTCGGGCAGACCGAGACCGCCGTGCAGGTCGCCAACTCGCCGGGGCAGAAGCTGAAGCCGGGCTCCATGGGCCGCCCGACCCCCGGCTTCACCGTCGAGCTCCTCGACCCGGTGACCGGCGCGCCCGGCGCCGCGGAGGGGGAGATCTCCCTGGACCTCGGTTCGGACCCGGTCGGCCTCATGGCCGGCTACCACGGCGACCCCGAGCGCACGGCCCAGGCGATGGCCGGCGGCTACTACCGCACCGGCGACATCGGCTCGCGCGATGCCGACGGCTACATCACCTACGTCGGGCGCGCCGACGACGTCTTCAAGGCCTCCGACTACAAGATCTCCCCGTTCGAGCTGGAGAGCGCGCTCCTGGAGCACGAGGCGGTCGCCGAGGCCGCGGTCGTGCCCGCGCCCGACGCGGTGCGGCTCGCCGTTCCGAAGGCGTACGTCGTGCTCGCCGAAGGGTTCGAACCCGGCCCGGACACCGCGAAACTGCTGTTCGAGCACTCGCGCGCGGTGCTCGCCCCCTACAAGCGCCTGCGCCGCATCGAGTTCGGCGCGCTCCCCAAGACCGTGTCCGGCAAGATCCGTCGCATCGAGCTCCGCGAGGCAACCGCCGCGGGTTCGGACGCGGAGTACCGCGAGGAGGACTTCCGGTGA